From the genome of Corallococcus macrosporus DSM 14697:
GGAGCCGCTCCTTGCGCCGCAAGGCGGGCTGCTCCACCCACCGCCACGACAGCGCCGAAAGCACCAGCACGCAGGGGAGCGCCACCGCCGCGTTCACCCACCACGCCGTGCGCCCGCCCAGCAGCGCGGTGACGGCCTGCTGCACGGGGAAGGCGTAGAGGTAGACGCCGTAGGACAGGTCGCCCCGGCGCCCGAAGTCCGCCAGCGCCCCCAGGGGCCGGAAGGCGAGGTACAGCACGACGTAGCCGCCCAGGAGCCCGGTGACGATGCGGCAGCCGTACCCGAGCCGCGCCGTGACGAGCCACCCCGCGGCGCACGCCAGCGCCACCCAGGGGCTCATCCGCACGCGCTCGCGCCACTGGTACAGCGCCACGCCGCCGCCGAAGTACAGGTACAGCTCCGGCCAGAAGCCCAGCCGCCCGGTGACGAGCGTGGCCACCGCCGCGCCCACCAGGCCGAAGACGACCATGCCCTTGCGCAGCAGGCCCGTGAGGCCCAGGCCCAGCGTCAGCAGGTAGAAGCCGACCTCGTACTTCAGCGTCCACAGCGAGCCGTTGACGGCGGTGGGGTACGCGTTGCCTTCGAAGACGCCGGGCAGGTGCCACTGAGGCCAGTTCAAGGCGAGGTTGCCCAGCAGGTACCGCGCGGTGTCCGGGGCCGTGAGGTACTCGCCCAGGGGCAGGCGGGTGAAGGCAGGCCCCAGCACGCCCACCGTCAGCAGCAGCATGACCCCCAGCGCGGGGAAGATGCGCAGCGCCCGGGCCCAGACGAAGCGCGCCACGTCGGGCGTCCGCTCCCAGCTCCGGGTGATGAGCACGCCGCTGATGATGAGGAACACCGCGACGCCCAGCCGCCCCAGGGAGAACTGTCCCCGCGTGAAGGCCTCCAGGGGCTCCGCCGTCCCCTTGCCCTCACCCAGGGGGAAGGCGTGGCTGAACAGCACGCCCGCCGCCGCGGCGAAGCGCAGGAAGTCCAGGTTGTTGCGGCGCGAGTCGAGGCACGCCTGCAACGTGTGCGGGGAAGCCGGGGGCATGGGAGCGGGAATCGGTGGCATTCTCGCCCACGCCGCGCACCCATGAAAAGCAGGCAGGCCGCTTCCGGGTGTTCTAGAAGGCGGCCCCGTCCCCATGCGCGTCTTGCTTGGCATCCACCATCCCCTGGACCCGAACATGGGCGCGCCGGGCGTGACGCTCGCGCTGGGGCAGGCGCTGGCGGCGCAGGGCTGCCAGGTGGATTACTTCAGCTACGACGACGCCTATCCCGGCCTGCGGCACCACACCACCCTGCACGAGCTGCGCTTCCCGTGGAAGCTGACCGCGCACCTGCTGCGTGAGGCGGAGCGGTACGACGTGCTGGACATCACCACGGGGGATGCGTGGCCCTGGATGCGCCTGGGCCGTCCCGGGGCGCGGGCGCGGCATGCCCTGGTGACGCGCAGCCACGGCCTGGAGCACACCTTCTCCGAGCGGCTGCGCGCGGACGCCCGTGCGGGGCACCTGACGCTGAGCTGGAAGTACCCGCTGTACCACGGGGGCTACCGCCTCTGGGAGGTGCGCCAGTCCCTGCTGCGGGCGGACCACGCCGTGCTGCTCAACACCCAGGACGCCGCCTACGCTGCGGAGCGGTTGGGTGTGCCGGCGCACCGGATGAGCGTCGTACCCCACGGGCTGGAGGTCGCCTTCCACGGGCTGCCTCCGCCCGCGCCCGGCGCGCCTGGTGCGCCCTTGCGCGTCGCGTGCGTGGGGAGCTGGCTGGCGCTCAAGGGCCGCGCGGAGATGGTGGACGCCGCCACCCGCCTGCAGGCCGAAGGCGTGTCCTTCACCCTGACGTTGTACGGCACGGGGAACCCGGAGGCCGAGGTGCTGGCCGCGTTTCCGGCCGGCGCGCGGGAGCGGGTGCGCGTGGTGCCGCGCTACGAACGCGCGGAGCTGCCGCGCCTGCTGCGCGACGAGGAGGTGCTGTTCTTTCCCAGCCACTCGGAAGGCTTTGGCATGGCGCTGGTGGAGTCGATGGCCAGCGGGCTGGTGCCCGTCTCCACGCCGGTGGGCGTGGCGCCCCAGGTCGTGCGTGACGGCCAGACGGGGCGGCTGGTACCCATGGGTGATGTGGACGCGCAGGTGGCGGCGCTTCGCTCACTGGCGGAGGACCGGGCTCGCCTGCTCGTGTTGCGCGGAGCCGCGCAGGCGGCCGTGAAGGACATGACCTGGCGGGACATCGCCGCGCGCACGCTCAGGCTTTACGAGCAGCTTCTCCGCTCTCCACGGACTATCTAGGAATGCGCCCGCCTGGCTGGACGGCAGGCGGACTCAAGGGCCCATTGCTTCACAAACCTATCGCACTCCAGCGTGCATTGACGCGTGAAGCCACCGGCCGTCACGATGCACGGACGGTGCGCGACCCATGATTACGCTCTTTGTCGCCTTCTTCGTCTCGCTGGTGGTGGCCCTGGCGCTCACGTTGCTCGTGCGCGACCGGGCCCTGGCGTGGGGGTGGCTGGACCAGGCGAACTCCAGCCGGAAGGTGCACGTCCGTCCGATTCCCCGGCTGGGCGGGGTGGGCATCGTCGGTGGTTTCTTCGCGCCGTTGTGCGCGCTGTTCCTGGTGGACTCCGGTGTGGGGCATCACTTCCGCTCCCACACGGACCTGGTGGTGGGCCTGTTCCTGGGCGGCGGGGTGATTGCGGCGCTGGGCCTCTACGACGACTTGCGGGGCGCGGGCGCGCGGCTGAAGTTCGCCGTCCAGTTCACGGTGGCGTTGGGCCTGTATGCGATGGGCTTCCGCATCGAGGTCATCGCCAATCCCTTCGGCCCGGAGCTGGTGCTGGGCGCGCTGGGCTTGCCCTTCACCTTGCTGTGGGTGGTGGGCGTGGTCAACGCGCTCAACCTCATCGACGGGCTGGATGGGCTGGCGGGCGGCGTGGCCTTCTTCGGCGTGGGCACCAACTTCATCCTCGCGCTGTCTCGCGGCGACGTGCTGCTGTCCCTGCTGATGGCGGCGCTGGCGGGCGCCATCCTGGGCTTCCTGGTGTTCAACTTCAACCCGGCCTCCATCTTCATGGGGGACACGGGGAGCATGTTCCTGGGCTTCGTGCTGGCGGCGGTGTCCATCAAGACGAGCACCAAGAGCGGCACGGCCGTGGCCATGCTGGTGCCGGTGATGGCGCTGGGGCTGCCTATCATGGACACGCTGCTGGCCATGGTGCGCCGCTCGCTCCTGGGCCGGCCGATGTTCAGCGCCGACCGCGAGCACATCCACCACCGGCTGATGAGCCACCTGGTGCTCAGCCACCGCGCCACCGTGCTCGTGCTGTATGGGCTGTGTGGCCTCTTCATGCTGGTGGCGCTGGCGCTCAACTTCGCCAGCAGCGTGGAGAGCGCCATGCTGCTGTGTGGCGTGGGCACGCTCATCGTGTTGCTGATGCGGCGGCTGGGCTACCTGGACCTGGGCCGCGCCCGGGGCATGCAGCAGGTTCGCCAGCGCAACCTCTGGCTGCGGACCATGGTGAAGGACGTCACGCGCGCGGTGCGCGGCGCGGCGTCGCTGGAGGGCGTGTGGAACGGGGTGCGCCCGCTGGCGGACGCCCTGGGCCTGGCGCGCCAGGAGCTGCGCTTCCAGCGCGTCCATCCGACGGGGCTCACGGACAACATCGTCTTCGAGGCGCAGCGGCCCGAGGGCCCGGGCATGCCGTTCGAGGTCAGCATCGCCATCAAGGCCGAGGGCGAGGTGCTGGGCGCGATGCTGCTGGTGTGGCGGGATGGCCGGGCGGCCATCAACCGCGATGAAGAGCTGGCGCTGGAGCAGGTCGCGGACGCGGTGGCGGAGAGCGCCGCGCGGCTCCAGCCCCGGACCGACGCCGAGCCCGGGCGCCTGGTGGCGCTGAGGAAGTGATGCCCGACGGGCACGCCGCGCCAGGCACCCGTGAGCAGACGTTGACGCCCGGGGGCGCGAGCGCGTTCCTGGCCTTGCTGCGCGCGTGGCCGGACGCACCCGCGGGCGCGGCGCCGGAGGGCGTGGACGCGGAGGCGCTGGTGCGCACGGCGGTGCGCCACGGGCTGGTGGGCTTCGTGACGCACGCGGTGAAACGGGCGGGTTGGGCCCTGCCCGAGCCCGCGCGCGCGTCCCTTCGCCGGGAGGCCCTGGGGAACGCGGCGCGGGCGCTGCGCGTGAAGACGCTGCTGCTGCGCTGCCTGGACGCGCTGGCGACGGTGGGGCAGGTGCCGGTGCTGCTCAAGGGGTACGGGCTGGCGCTGCGGCTGTACCCGGACCCGTTGCAGCGAGCCACCACGGACGTGGACCTGCTGGTGGCGCGCGCGGACGTGGGCGCCGCGGTCCAGGCGCTTGCCCTCGTGGGGCTCTCGGTGCGGCGGGACGACGGCGCCCGGCACGGGGAGGAGGACGCCCACCACCTG
Proteins encoded in this window:
- a CDS encoding acyltransferase family protein; translated protein: MPPASPHTLQACLDSRRNNLDFLRFAAAAGVLFSHAFPLGEGKGTAEPLEAFTRGQFSLGRLGVAVFLIISGVLITRSWERTPDVARFVWARALRIFPALGVMLLLTVGVLGPAFTRLPLGEYLTAPDTARYLLGNLALNWPQWHLPGVFEGNAYPTAVNGSLWTLKYEVGFYLLTLGLGLTGLLRKGMVVFGLVGAAVATLVTGRLGFWPELYLYFGGGVALYQWRERVRMSPWVALACAAGWLVTARLGYGCRIVTGLLGGYVVLYLAFRPLGALADFGRRGDLSYGVYLYAFPVQQAVTALLGGRTAWWVNAAVALPCVLVLSALSWRWVEQPALRRKERLPRWARRPAAPVTASPESPPRPPGPR
- a CDS encoding glycosyltransferase family 4 protein, with the translated sequence MRVLLGIHHPLDPNMGAPGVTLALGQALAAQGCQVDYFSYDDAYPGLRHHTTLHELRFPWKLTAHLLREAERYDVLDITTGDAWPWMRLGRPGARARHALVTRSHGLEHTFSERLRADARAGHLTLSWKYPLYHGGYRLWEVRQSLLRADHAVLLNTQDAAYAAERLGVPAHRMSVVPHGLEVAFHGLPPPAPGAPGAPLRVACVGSWLALKGRAEMVDAATRLQAEGVSFTLTLYGTGNPEAEVLAAFPAGARERVRVVPRYERAELPRLLRDEEVLFFPSHSEGFGMALVESMASGLVPVSTPVGVAPQVVRDGQTGRLVPMGDVDAQVAALRSLAEDRARLLVLRGAAQAAVKDMTWRDIAARTLRLYEQLLRSPRTI
- a CDS encoding MraY family glycosyltransferase gives rise to the protein MITLFVAFFVSLVVALALTLLVRDRALAWGWLDQANSSRKVHVRPIPRLGGVGIVGGFFAPLCALFLVDSGVGHHFRSHTDLVVGLFLGGGVIAALGLYDDLRGAGARLKFAVQFTVALGLYAMGFRIEVIANPFGPELVLGALGLPFTLLWVVGVVNALNLIDGLDGLAGGVAFFGVGTNFILALSRGDVLLSLLMAALAGAILGFLVFNFNPASIFMGDTGSMFLGFVLAAVSIKTSTKSGTAVAMLVPVMALGLPIMDTLLAMVRRSLLGRPMFSADREHIHHRLMSHLVLSHRATVLVLYGLCGLFMLVALALNFASSVESAMLLCGVGTLIVLLMRRLGYLDLGRARGMQQVRQRNLWLRTMVKDVTRAVRGAASLEGVWNGVRPLADALGLARQELRFQRVHPTGLTDNIVFEAQRPEGPGMPFEVSIAIKAEGEVLGAMLLVWRDGRAAINRDEELALEQVADAVAESAARLQPRTDAEPGRLVALRK